A window from Pseudomonas moraviensis encodes these proteins:
- a CDS encoding FkbM family methyltransferase produces MTFISYAQNFEDVRLWRALKQVEDGFYIDVGANDPNHDSVTKAFYDHGWNGVNVEPIQNYYDALCQQRPHDTTVQCIASDRPGEMTFYAIPDTGLSTADPAIAKQHKDQGMEVRSLTVDSRTLTSICEQYAADRPIHFLKIDVEGHEESVLRGMDFTRFRPWIIVIETPWERDHTWEPLVTDAGYQAILFDGLNTWFLADEHLNLKPAFDIPPCNLDNFQLCKGHAFAHPLSPSELDTAQQLANALQRAEQAEARLSVLQNSRTVKAVQTLRNVLRRA; encoded by the coding sequence GTGACGTTTATTTCTTATGCGCAGAATTTTGAAGACGTCCGCTTGTGGCGTGCCCTCAAGCAAGTCGAAGACGGCTTCTATATCGATGTAGGAGCCAATGACCCGAACCACGATTCGGTCACCAAAGCCTTCTATGACCACGGCTGGAACGGCGTGAACGTCGAACCGATACAGAACTACTACGACGCCCTCTGTCAGCAACGTCCGCACGACACTACTGTGCAATGCATCGCCAGCGATCGGCCCGGCGAAATGACTTTCTACGCTATCCCCGATACCGGCCTGTCCACGGCCGACCCGGCGATCGCCAAACAGCACAAAGATCAAGGCATGGAGGTGCGCAGCCTCACAGTAGACTCGCGCACACTGACGTCGATCTGCGAACAATATGCCGCTGATCGACCGATCCATTTCCTGAAAATCGACGTCGAAGGCCACGAAGAAAGCGTCCTGCGCGGCATGGACTTCACTCGCTTCCGTCCCTGGATCATCGTCATCGAGACCCCCTGGGAGCGCGACCACACGTGGGAACCGCTGGTCACCGACGCCGGTTATCAGGCCATCCTGTTCGACGGTCTCAACACCTGGTTCCTCGCCGACGAACACCTGAACCTCAAACCTGCTTTCGATATCCCACCGTGCAATCTCGACAACTTCCAGTTGTGCAAAGGCCACGCCTTCGCTCACCCGCTCAGCCCCAGCGAACTCGACACCGCCCAACAACTGGCCAACGCCCTGCAACGCGCGGAGCAGGCCGAAGCGCGACTATCGGTCCTGCAGAACAGCCGCACCGTGAAGGCCGTGCAAACCCTGCGCAATGTGCTGCGCAGGGCTTGA
- a CDS encoding type II toxin-antitoxin system RelB/DinJ family antitoxin, producing MAALLKTTDVRCRIDEDLKTRATEVLNACGLSISDAMRLFLRQVVATQGLPFEVRVPSEKTARAMMEAREIRQRFDSIDDMLRTVDGETGENAKTR from the coding sequence ATGGCTGCACTACTGAAAACTACCGATGTGCGTTGCCGCATTGATGAGGATTTGAAAACGCGTGCCACTGAAGTCTTAAACGCTTGCGGGCTGAGCATCAGCGACGCCATGCGACTTTTTCTGCGACAGGTTGTTGCCACTCAGGGGCTTCCCTTCGAGGTGCGAGTTCCATCAGAGAAAACGGCGCGCGCAATGATGGAAGCACGAGAAATCCGTCAGCGTTTCGACTCCATAGACGACATGCTGAGGACTGTTGATGGCGAAACCGGAGAAAACGCAAAAACGCGCTGA
- a CDS encoding AzlC family ABC transporter permease: protein MNERSGSAPLMATHQPSRTFAEASPVVAGYFTVSFVFGLMAVNAGLPMWLPVAMCLFVYAGASQFAALALISSGASLTTIVLTTFLINARHMLMSVYMAKALRALGLSRMERWAYAGGLTDESFAFHSVKLGTGAPVNVRYLIGFNLFCHTSWVLGGLLGAVCAQYAAHLIKYQLDYALTAMMLYVLVSLCNTRKKLIAAAAAVVCMGALSLIGSSPFNVFIATFVGCGVGVCLTKRS, encoded by the coding sequence ATGAATGAAAGGTCCGGCAGCGCACCGTTGATGGCGACTCATCAACCGTCGCGCACGTTTGCCGAAGCCAGCCCGGTAGTCGCCGGGTATTTCACCGTGTCGTTTGTCTTCGGGCTGATGGCGGTCAACGCTGGTTTGCCGATGTGGCTGCCGGTGGCGATGTGCTTGTTCGTGTATGCCGGCGCATCGCAATTCGCCGCGCTGGCGCTGATCTCCAGCGGCGCATCGCTGACCACCATCGTACTGACCACGTTCCTGATCAATGCGCGGCACATGCTGATGTCGGTGTACATGGCCAAGGCCCTGCGCGCCCTTGGCTTGAGCCGCATGGAACGTTGGGCTTACGCCGGTGGCCTGACCGACGAATCCTTCGCCTTCCACAGCGTCAAGCTCGGCACAGGCGCCCCGGTCAACGTGCGTTATCTGATCGGTTTCAACCTGTTCTGCCACACCTCGTGGGTGCTCGGCGGTTTGCTCGGTGCAGTCTGCGCGCAGTACGCGGCGCACTTGATCAAATATCAGCTCGATTACGCGCTCACGGCGATGATGCTCTACGTGCTGGTCTCGCTGTGCAACACGCGCAAAAAACTGATCGCCGCCGCTGCCGCCGTGGTCTGCATGGGGGCACTGAGCCTGATCGGCAGTTCGCCCTTCAACGTATTTATCGCCACGTTTGTGGGCTGCGGAGTGGGTGTATGCCTGACCAAACGTTCCTGA
- a CDS encoding ABC transporter substrate-binding protein: protein MQNFKKVFLAAAVTLAFSAGAMAETLKMGIEAAYPPFNNKDASGQVVGFDKEIGDALCAKMKAECSVVTSDWDGIIPALNAKKFDFLISSLSITEERKAAVDFTDPYYSNKLQFIAPKNVDFKTDKDSLKGKTIGTQRATLAGTWLEDTYGDDIKVSLYDTQENAYLDLTSGRVDAILADKYANYDWLKTDAGKNYEFKGDPVVESDKIGIAVRKGDNELRNKLNAALKEIVADGTYKKINDKYFPFSIY, encoded by the coding sequence ATGCAGAATTTCAAGAAGGTCTTCCTGGCCGCCGCAGTCACCCTCGCGTTCAGCGCCGGTGCCATGGCTGAAACCCTGAAAATGGGCATCGAAGCGGCCTACCCGCCGTTCAACAACAAAGATGCCAGCGGACAGGTTGTCGGCTTCGACAAGGAAATCGGCGACGCCCTGTGCGCAAAGATGAAAGCCGAATGCTCCGTCGTCACCTCTGACTGGGACGGCATCATTCCGGCCCTGAACGCGAAGAAGTTCGACTTCCTGATCTCCTCGCTGTCGATCACCGAAGAGCGCAAAGCCGCGGTGGATTTCACTGACCCGTACTACTCGAACAAACTGCAGTTCATCGCGCCGAAAAATGTCGATTTCAAAACCGACAAGGACTCGCTCAAGGGCAAGACCATCGGCACCCAGCGCGCAACGCTGGCCGGCACCTGGCTCGAAGACACCTACGGTGATGACATCAAGGTCAGCCTCTACGATACCCAGGAAAACGCCTACCTCGACCTTACCTCCGGTCGTGTCGATGCGATCCTCGCCGACAAATACGCCAACTACGATTGGCTGAAAACCGACGCTGGCAAGAACTATGAGTTCAAGGGCGACCCGGTGGTGGAAAGCGACAAGATCGGCATCGCCGTGCGCAAGGGTGACAACGAACTGCGCAACAAGCTGAACGCTGCACTGAAGGAAATCGTCGCTGACGGTACCTACAAGAAAATCAACGACAAGTACTTCCCGTTCAGCATCTATTGA
- a CDS encoding AzlD domain-containing protein yields MPDQTFLILVVALMMAVTFLPRALPLQINTEHWPPFVARALEYLPVAIVAAISLTPLLIKDRQIQLDRPEFYAAIPTLLCAYFSKNLFLSVAVGTAAYIALGSFM; encoded by the coding sequence ATGCCTGACCAAACGTTCCTGATTCTGGTGGTGGCATTGATGATGGCCGTGACCTTTCTGCCACGTGCCTTGCCGCTGCAGATCAACACCGAACACTGGCCGCCGTTCGTGGCGCGGGCGCTGGAATATTTGCCGGTGGCGATCGTCGCTGCGATCAGCCTCACGCCCCTGTTGATCAAGGACCGGCAGATACAGCTCGATCGCCCGGAATTCTATGCCGCGATTCCGACGTTGCTATGTGCGTATTTCAGCAAAAACCTCTTTCTCAGTGTGGCGGTGGGGACGGCTGCGTACATTGCGCTCGGCTCGTTCATGTAG
- a CDS encoding 2OG-Fe dioxygenase family protein, with the protein MIVLNREVGESLRRDKFVNVQGGDFNLYGHFADFVRLTKSWENMEPDSYYGQAEAGMRYRRYSDFEYNPKTRELKQLEHRAYVQSKANNAYVGGVVRHFQDFSEEVISSPVMRSLIDTDFEVYKSVLPEELHDEIWQCQIHQIRIEIKPGKQLEITPEGIHCDGYPFSGVHFWGRNNVEGAESRLYDIHKHQLAATTYEEILDTTYFLDRDMRHYVTPARNTHTHAMAYRQILAISFSRPGTAFDIVR; encoded by the coding sequence ATGATCGTTTTGAACAGAGAAGTGGGCGAATCGCTACGGCGCGACAAATTTGTCAACGTCCAGGGTGGTGACTTCAATCTCTACGGTCATTTTGCCGACTTCGTCAGACTGACCAAGAGTTGGGAAAACATGGAGCCTGACAGCTATTACGGTCAGGCCGAAGCCGGCATGCGCTACCGTCGTTACAGCGACTTTGAATACAACCCGAAAACCCGCGAACTCAAACAACTCGAGCATCGCGCCTATGTGCAATCGAAAGCGAACAACGCTTACGTCGGTGGCGTGGTACGGCATTTTCAGGACTTTTCCGAAGAAGTGATCTCTTCACCGGTGATGCGCAGCCTGATCGACACCGATTTCGAAGTGTACAAGAGCGTTCTGCCGGAAGAGTTGCACGATGAAATCTGGCAATGCCAGATCCATCAGATTCGCATCGAGATCAAACCCGGCAAACAGCTGGAAATCACTCCCGAAGGCATTCACTGCGATGGCTATCCGTTCAGCGGCGTGCACTTCTGGGGACGCAATAACGTCGAGGGTGCGGAGAGTCGTCTGTACGACATCCACAAGCATCAATTGGCGGCGACCACCTACGAGGAAATTCTCGACACCACCTACTTCCTCGATCGCGACATGCGTCACTACGTGACCCCGGCGCGCAACACTCACACGCATGCCATGGCATACCGGCAGATTCTGGCAATTTCCTTCTCGCGGCCCGGGACCGCTTTCGACATTGTTCGCTAA
- a CDS encoding MbcA/ParS/Xre antitoxin family protein has product MPTSSPALIPREQLDAPEAGRVALKFFFNLMERWGCSAEQQRTLLGGVGNTTFYKYKHLPNIRLPNDTLERISYLMGIHKALSIIFSNSRERAYAWVSSPNTAAPFNGKTALDYMLAGRVVDIADVRRYLDGVRG; this is encoded by the coding sequence ATGCCTACCTCATCTCCAGCCCTCATCCCACGCGAACAACTCGACGCCCCCGAAGCCGGTCGCGTCGCGCTGAAGTTCTTCTTCAACCTTATGGAGCGTTGGGGCTGCAGCGCAGAGCAGCAACGCACATTGCTGGGCGGCGTCGGCAACACCACGTTTTATAAATACAAACATTTGCCGAACATACGTCTGCCTAACGACACCCTTGAGCGGATCTCCTACCTGATGGGCATTCACAAGGCGTTGAGCATCATCTTCAGCAACAGCCGCGAGCGCGCTTACGCTTGGGTCAGCAGCCCGAACACCGCGGCACCGTTCAACGGCAAAACCGCACTGGATTACATGCTGGCGGGCAGGGTGGTCGACATCGCCGATGTGCGCCGCTACCTCGATGGAGTGCGCGGTTGA
- a CDS encoding ABC transporter permease → MNWEVIIKWLPKLAQGATLTLELVAIAVIAGLLLAIPLGIARSSKLWYVRSLPYAYIFFFRGTPLLVQLFLVYYGLAQFDAVRESSLWPYLRDPFWCATVTMTLHTAAYIAEILRGAIQAIPPGEIEAARALGMSRPKAMFYIILPRAARIGLPAYSNEVILMLKASALASTVTLLELTGMARTIIARTYLPVEIFFAAGVFYLVMAYVLVRGFKLLERWLRVDACQGR, encoded by the coding sequence ATGAATTGGGAAGTCATCATCAAGTGGCTGCCGAAACTGGCGCAGGGCGCGACCCTGACCCTCGAACTGGTTGCCATCGCAGTGATTGCCGGCCTGCTGCTGGCGATTCCGCTGGGCATCGCCCGATCTTCGAAGCTGTGGTACGTGCGCTCGCTGCCTTACGCCTACATCTTCTTTTTCCGGGGCACGCCGTTGCTGGTGCAGCTGTTCCTGGTCTATTACGGCCTGGCGCAGTTCGACGCCGTGCGTGAAAGCTCGCTGTGGCCGTACCTGCGCGATCCATTCTGGTGTGCCACGGTGACCATGACCTTGCACACAGCGGCGTACATCGCCGAGATTCTGCGCGGTGCGATTCAGGCGATTCCACCGGGCGAGATCGAAGCGGCGCGAGCGTTGGGCATGTCCAGGCCGAAAGCGATGTTCTACATCATCCTCCCGCGTGCAGCGCGGATCGGTCTGCCGGCGTACAGCAACGAAGTGATTCTGATGCTCAAGGCCAGCGCCCTGGCCAGCACCGTGACCCTGCTGGAATTGACCGGCATGGCCCGCACGATCATCGCCCGCACCTATTTGCCAGTGGAGATTTTCTTCGCCGCCGGCGTGTTCTATCTGGTCATGGCTTACGTGCTGGTACGCGGCTTCAAGCTGCTGGAGCGCTGGCTGCGCGTCGATGCCTGCCAGGGCCGCTGA
- a CDS encoding methyltransferase has product MPARAAETSCVLTGDDLLARFIALDAFLIEHQALWKPRPFTHLSLAWETSHPELSSWLRGRSLEDAERAHNHLADLTDAPEPFASLAKLSAQLSAVGELPRHALEVAGHRLNVDVPGRKWQQIEAFASCLSFASQPTHWLDWCSGKGHLGRRLLNEGQQLTCVEYDPLLVASGQALSQRHDLHALHVEQDVLAADAAAVVSASHTPIALHACGDLHVRLMRLASAAGCQQMAIAPCCYNRINRSEYQPLSSEGLRSALRLSLEDLALPMSETVTAGARVKRQRDTSMARRLAFDCLQRQLRGTDEYLPTPSLPSAWLDKPFPDYCRDLAALKELSTVGPTDWEKLEATGWQRLAEVRNLELLRGLFRRPLELWLNLDRALFLVEQGYAVRLGTFCSAPLTPRNLLMLAERR; this is encoded by the coding sequence ATGCCTGCCAGGGCCGCTGAAACTTCCTGCGTGCTGACGGGCGATGACTTGCTCGCCCGCTTCATCGCGCTGGATGCTTTTCTGATTGAGCATCAGGCGCTGTGGAAACCTCGACCGTTTACGCATCTTTCCCTTGCGTGGGAAACCAGTCACCCGGAATTGTCTTCCTGGCTTCGCGGGCGATCGCTGGAAGATGCAGAACGCGCGCATAACCATCTTGCTGATCTGACCGATGCGCCCGAGCCATTTGCCTCACTGGCGAAATTGTCGGCCCAACTGAGTGCAGTCGGCGAATTGCCAAGGCACGCGCTTGAGGTTGCCGGGCATCGCTTGAATGTCGATGTGCCGGGGCGCAAGTGGCAGCAGATCGAGGCGTTTGCCAGTTGTCTGTCTTTCGCCTCGCAGCCGACGCATTGGCTGGACTGGTGTTCCGGCAAAGGGCATCTGGGTCGACGATTGTTGAATGAAGGGCAGCAACTGACTTGTGTCGAATATGATCCTTTGTTGGTTGCGAGCGGTCAGGCGCTGAGTCAGCGTCATGACTTGCATGCGCTGCATGTGGAGCAGGACGTACTCGCGGCGGACGCCGCTGCCGTGGTGAGCGCCAGTCACACACCCATCGCCCTGCACGCCTGCGGCGATCTGCACGTACGCCTCATGCGATTGGCGAGTGCCGCCGGATGTCAGCAGATGGCGATCGCGCCATGTTGCTACAACCGGATCAATCGCAGCGAGTATCAGCCACTGTCTTCTGAGGGTTTGCGATCAGCCCTACGGCTATCACTCGAAGATCTGGCTCTGCCGATGAGCGAAACCGTCACCGCCGGTGCGAGGGTCAAACGCCAGCGCGATACCTCGATGGCCCGACGCTTGGCTTTCGATTGTCTGCAACGGCAGTTGCGCGGTACTGACGAGTATTTGCCAACCCCATCTCTGCCGAGCGCCTGGCTGGATAAACCCTTCCCTGACTACTGCCGCGATCTGGCCGCGCTGAAAGAGTTATCCACAGTCGGACCGACGGATTGGGAAAAACTGGAAGCTACCGGTTGGCAGCGACTGGCCGAAGTACGCAACCTGGAATTGCTCCGCGGGTTGTTCCGACGGCCACTGGAGCTTTGGTTGAATCTGGATCGGGCGCTGTTCCTCGTCGAACAGGGCTACGCCGTACGCCTTGGCACTTTTTGCTCAGCCCCCCTTACGCCGCGGAATTTGCTGATGTTGGCCGAACGCAGATAA
- a CDS encoding GNAT family N-acetyltransferase: MERFFRQFDEVSFCEWQDAKCLRGVLIQKTTTAYLAFDVDGEIVGAVLGGMLGSRGTINHLAVSPRYRSQGVGQRLVEAASSDMKRVGVLRMFLFVDDANLAGKRFWTAQGFCEPHGERTFERDL, encoded by the coding sequence ATGGAACGCTTCTTCCGCCAGTTCGACGAAGTGTCGTTCTGCGAATGGCAGGACGCCAAATGCCTGCGCGGCGTGTTGATCCAGAAAACCACCACGGCGTACCTGGCGTTCGATGTCGACGGCGAGATCGTCGGCGCGGTGCTGGGCGGCATGCTCGGCAGCCGCGGCACGATCAATCATCTGGCCGTCAGCCCGCGCTACCGCAGCCAGGGCGTGGGTCAGCGCCTGGTCGAAGCCGCGTCATCCGACATGAAGCGGGTCGGGGTTCTGCGGATGTTTCTGTTCGTCGACGATGCTAACCTCGCGGGCAAGCGATTCTGGACCGCCCAGGGTTTTTGCGAACCTCACGGCGAACGGACATTTGAGAGGGATCTATGA
- a CDS encoding LysR family transcriptional regulator: MDSRTLRNLMRIVQTGSLSAAAEHSCLTVQALAAQLNKVEEQFGFRLFRRSNKGLTLTPQGTELTPYIDKVLIATRQMEEKVEALKVPGQRTLKVALNNTLSPDFNRRMIGRLIEVFPDYQMEFSYAESMENLSKLKNEDFDLAVLIGPQRPGLPSIVLPDVQVQVVGAHCGQENDPLTLLGNKFQVRPAEDCPYSHSFLRFLDAGLGNHENGQRMVYSCSETLTLSLITQMDAVGMVSREAAQKNGLTIFPGFEDFLEVRLAVNNPELSHQALNDVVDMPLHERAERNVRSRPHRHTEKEVFAEIRT; this comes from the coding sequence ATGGATAGCAGAACCTTACGCAACCTCATGCGCATCGTGCAGACCGGCTCGTTGTCGGCTGCAGCCGAGCATTCGTGCCTGACTGTGCAGGCGTTGGCCGCGCAGTTGAACAAGGTCGAAGAGCAGTTCGGTTTCCGCTTGTTTCGCCGTTCAAACAAGGGGCTGACGCTGACGCCGCAAGGCACGGAGCTGACGCCCTACATCGACAAAGTGTTGATCGCCACGCGGCAGATGGAGGAAAAGGTCGAGGCCCTGAAGGTGCCGGGGCAGCGGACGTTGAAGGTGGCGTTGAACAACACGCTGTCGCCTGACTTCAACCGGCGCATGATCGGACGGTTGATCGAGGTATTTCCCGATTATCAGATGGAATTCAGCTACGCCGAGTCGATGGAAAATCTCAGCAAGCTCAAGAACGAAGATTTCGACCTCGCCGTGCTGATCGGTCCGCAGCGTCCCGGCTTGCCGAGCATCGTGCTGCCGGATGTGCAGGTGCAGGTGGTTGGTGCGCATTGCGGTCAGGAAAACGATCCTTTGACCTTGCTGGGCAACAAGTTCCAGGTGCGTCCTGCAGAAGACTGTCCGTATTCCCACAGCTTTTTGCGTTTTCTCGACGCCGGCCTGGGTAATCACGAGAACGGTCAGCGCATGGTCTATTCATGCAGCGAGACCTTGACGCTGTCGCTCATCACACAGATGGATGCGGTCGGTATGGTCTCGCGTGAAGCGGCGCAGAAGAACGGCCTGACGATCTTCCCCGGTTTCGAGGATTTTCTCGAAGTGCGCCTGGCGGTGAACAATCCGGAGTTGTCGCACCAGGCGTTGAACGATGTCGTCGATATGCCGCTACATGAACGAGCCGAGCGCAATGTACGCAGCCGTCCCCACCGCCACACTGAGAAAGAGGTTTTTGCTGAAATACGCACATAG
- a CDS encoding AAA family ATPase: MSSIFQRPELAESMANQLLNPGVLDEGLRSGLFLSGLRRTGKTTFLRNDLIPALEEAGALVIYVDLWSDTLANPATLVHNAIRKTLKDLQTPGSSALETFKRVSNVEIGAAGFKFGFKLDSIGNVDGPTLAQALTEVVDQAKTDLVLIIDEVQHAISSDDGNQLLLALKAARDAINPRPKTPGYFLFIGTGSHRAQVSELTAKRNHAFSGATSAAYPLLKGDYVEFLLNRLAMTVKQDKLPSLEAAIEAFDTLGNRPEEMLKALRQLLQQEGEPDVFLPVIASTLRSAAASIELEKVEQLGSLAQAVFNKIASTEGDARGIFSTDAAAEYSKSVGREVRVEEIQPVVIALVAENIIMRRGHGIYAITDQFVQEIWLEERALIEGS, encoded by the coding sequence ATGAGCAGCATTTTTCAGCGACCAGAACTGGCTGAGTCAATGGCTAACCAGCTTCTTAACCCAGGTGTGCTCGACGAAGGTTTGCGCTCAGGCTTGTTTCTATCTGGTCTGCGCCGCACAGGCAAAACGACGTTTCTGAGGAATGATCTCATCCCGGCCCTGGAAGAAGCAGGCGCTTTGGTCATCTACGTCGATTTATGGAGCGACACTCTGGCTAACCCGGCAACGCTCGTGCACAACGCCATCCGGAAAACCCTGAAAGATCTGCAAACACCTGGCTCCTCTGCCTTGGAAACCTTCAAGCGAGTCAGCAATGTTGAAATCGGCGCCGCTGGATTCAAGTTCGGCTTTAAACTCGACAGCATTGGTAACGTCGACGGCCCAACACTGGCGCAAGCACTCACCGAAGTCGTAGATCAAGCCAAGACTGATCTGGTGTTGATCATTGACGAGGTGCAGCATGCCATTTCCTCAGACGACGGTAATCAGCTGCTCCTGGCACTCAAAGCCGCCCGCGATGCAATCAACCCTCGTCCGAAAACGCCGGGATACTTTCTATTTATCGGCACAGGTTCGCACAGAGCGCAAGTCAGCGAACTGACCGCCAAACGCAACCACGCCTTTTCCGGAGCCACGTCAGCAGCCTATCCCTTGCTGAAAGGCGATTACGTTGAATTCCTGCTAAACCGACTCGCAATGACCGTGAAGCAGGACAAATTACCGTCCCTCGAAGCTGCAATCGAAGCGTTTGACACTTTGGGCAATCGGCCTGAAGAAATGCTGAAGGCCCTACGCCAACTCTTACAGCAAGAGGGCGAGCCAGATGTTTTTCTGCCAGTAATCGCCAGTACACTACGTTCGGCGGCGGCAAGCATCGAGCTGGAAAAAGTCGAGCAACTGGGTAGCTTGGCTCAAGCCGTTTTCAACAAGATCGCATCTACAGAAGGCGATGCTCGCGGAATTTTTTCCACAGACGCAGCGGCTGAATATTCAAAGTCCGTCGGGCGAGAGGTGCGGGTCGAAGAGATTCAGCCGGTAGTGATTGCGCTGGTTGCCGAGAACATCATCATGCGACGCGGGCATGGCATTTATGCGATCACCGATCAGTTCGTGCAAGAGATCTGGCTGGAGGAGCGGGCTTTGATCGAGGGAAGTTAG
- a CDS encoding RES family NAD+ phosphorylase yields the protein MKTPTLVEVPWPRAYRIVNSSFPPIALFEDVLDPEDLEVAYAIEALTNDRLIEQAGVLARVRPEDRLSGPGSSPVMAAFTHVGKRSRFSDGTFGVYYAASSQAAAIAETCFHQERFLAATQEADLELTMRTYVNQVIKPLHDVRHGFDHLHQPDPDAYGPSQVFARQLRDAESWGLLYNSVRLAGHECVAAFRPPAVSIPKQGKHLRYVWSAGQQKISFVFEISQV from the coding sequence TTGAAAACGCCGACGCTGGTCGAGGTGCCATGGCCGCGCGCGTATCGCATCGTCAACAGCAGCTTCCCGCCGATTGCGCTGTTCGAAGATGTGCTCGATCCAGAAGACCTCGAAGTCGCCTACGCCATCGAAGCGCTAACCAATGATCGTCTGATCGAGCAGGCCGGCGTGCTCGCTCGCGTGCGCCCGGAAGATCGCCTGTCCGGCCCCGGTTCCAGTCCAGTAATGGCCGCGTTTACCCATGTCGGCAAACGCAGCCGTTTCAGCGACGGCACCTTCGGCGTCTATTACGCTGCCAGCAGCCAGGCCGCAGCCATCGCCGAAACCTGTTTCCACCAGGAACGCTTCCTCGCCGCAACCCAGGAAGCCGACCTCGAATTGACCATGCGCACTTACGTCAATCAGGTGATCAAACCGCTGCATGACGTTCGTCATGGCTTTGATCATTTGCATCAGCCTGATCCGGACGCCTACGGGCCGTCGCAGGTATTTGCGCGGCAATTGCGCGATGCTGAATCTTGGGGCTTGCTCTATAACAGCGTGCGATTGGCGGGGCATGAATGCGTTGCGGCGTTTCGGCCCCCGGCGGTTTCGATTCCGAAGCAGGGCAAGCATTTGCGCTATGTGTGGAGTGCGGGTCAGCAGAAGATTTCGTTTGTGTTCGAGATCAGTCAGGTCTGA
- a CDS encoding ABC transporter permease, protein MIIDLYGFGPALAAGALMTVQLALTALCLGLVLGLLGALAKTSPYKPLQWLGGSYSTLVRGVPELLWVLLIYFGTVNLMRTLGEYFGNPDLQLNAFAAGVIALGLCFGAYATEVFRGALLAIPKGHREAGQALGLSKWRIFTRLIMPQMWRIALPGLGNLFMILMKDTALVSVIGLEEIMRHAQIGVTVSKQPFTFYMVAAVMYLALTVLAMTGMHFLEKRAARGFARSAQ, encoded by the coding sequence ATGATTATCGACCTCTACGGATTCGGCCCGGCGCTCGCCGCTGGCGCGCTGATGACCGTCCAACTGGCGCTCACCGCCCTGTGCCTGGGCCTGGTGCTCGGCCTGCTCGGCGCTCTGGCCAAGACTTCCCCGTACAAGCCGCTGCAATGGCTTGGCGGCAGCTATTCGACGCTGGTGCGCGGCGTCCCGGAATTGCTCTGGGTGCTGTTGATCTACTTCGGTACGGTCAACCTGATGCGCACCCTCGGTGAGTACTTCGGCAACCCCGATTTGCAACTCAACGCTTTCGCCGCCGGTGTGATCGCACTGGGCCTGTGCTTCGGCGCCTACGCCACGGAAGTGTTCCGTGGCGCCCTGCTTGCCATTCCCAAGGGTCACCGTGAGGCCGGCCAGGCCCTGGGCCTGTCGAAGTGGCGGATCTTCACCCGGTTGATCATGCCGCAGATGTGGCGCATCGCCCTGCCCGGCCTGGGCAATCTGTTCATGATCCTGATGAAAGACACCGCGCTGGTATCGGTCATCGGTCTGGAAGAAATCATGCGTCACGCGCAGATCGGCGTGACCGTGTCGAAACAGCCATTCACCTTCTATATGGTCGCGGCGGTCATGTACCTCGCCCTGACGGTACTGGCGATGACCGGCATGCATTTCCTGGAAAAACGCGCCGCCCGCGGCTTTGCGAGGAGCGCGCAATGA